GGTATCATGTTGAAGGTTGTGAAGTTGTTCATTCTGTAGAAGAAGTGTTTGAACTATGTAAAAATGAAGAAGAGATTTTTATTTTTGGTGGAGCGCAAATTTACGACCTCTTTTTACCTTATGTAGACAAGTTATATATAACAAAAATCCATCATGCATTTGAAGGAGATACATTCTTCCCAGAAATAGATATGACAAATTGGAAAGAGATTTTTGTAGAAAAAGGTTTAACGGATGAAAAAAACCCATATACGTATTATTACCATGTATATGAGAAACAACAATAATAAAAAAGATTGATGTGAGAATTCGCATCAATCTTTTTATTTATATTCACCAATATAAGTTTATAGATGAGATTCGATAGTGCTATAATGATAGGTAGCATGTAAAAATGCTAAAATTTTCAAAAGTACTAATATAGAAAGAGGAGGAGAATCGATTGAGAAAGATATGGGGGATTCTTTTTCTTTGCTTAACATTCATGTTAGTTGGATGTGGTAAAGAAGAAAAACCACAAGAAGCGTTTGATACATATGTAAAAGCGTGGAATAAACAAAAATTTGCAGATATGTATGATCAACTATCAAAAAATGCAAAAAAAGATATTTCAAAGAAAGAGTTTACTGAGAAATATGAAAAAATTTATTCTGGTATCGAAGTGAAAGACTTAAAGGTAGAAACAGGGGAAGTAAAAGAAGATAAAAAAGATGAAGGCCCTGTTCCTTTTAAAGTAAGCATGGATACAGTTGGTGGTAAAATTACATTTGGTCATGAAGCAAAAATGGTGAAAGAAAAAGATGGAGATAAAGAATCTTGGAAAATAGATTGGACTCCTGATTTTATTTTCCCAGGCATGACGAAAGATAGTAAAGTGCGTATGCAGACAACACAGCCAAAACGTGGTGAAATATACGATCGTAATGGAAAAGGTCTTGCAACGAATGGGAAAGCTTCTGAAATCGGATTGATTCCTGAAAAGTTAGGCGATGCTGCTCCGCAAACGAAAGAAACAGTAGCGAAGTTATTAAATATGTCTGTAGAAGAAATTGATCAAAAATTAGCTGCTAAATGGGTAAAACCAGGGTATCTCGTACCAATTGGAATTTTGCCTGAAGGGGCAACACAAAATACGTACATTGATTTTCCAGGTGTTTCCTCAAAACCTGTAAATGTTCGTACATATCCGTTAGGGGAAGCGGCAGCTCATCTGCCTGGTTATATTGGAAAGGTAAATGCTGAAGATTTAAAAACGCTACAAAAGAAAGGCTATCAAGCTGATGACCCAGTTGGTAAAGCTGGTTTAGAGCAAGTATTAGAGGAAAAGTTACGCGGTAAAAAAGGTGGCCGTGTCTTTGTAGAAGATGCGCAAGGAAAAGAAATTAAAAACTTGGCAAAAACAGATGCTGTTGATGGAGAAAATGTAACTTTAACTATTGATAGTGCTGTTCAAGAAAAAACGTATAATGAAATGAAGGGTGAAGCTGGTTCAAGTGCAGCAATTAATCCGAAAAGTGGAGAAACAATTGCACTAGTAAGTAGTCCAGCATATGATCCTAATATAATTGCACGAGGGACATCGAAGGCACAACGCGAAGCTTGGAATAATGATCCGAAAAAACCAATGACAAATCGCTTTACACAATTGTCGGTACCAGGTTCTGTATTTAAACCTATTACAGCTGCAATTGGTCTTGAAACGAAAACGATTGATCCAAAAGAAGAGTTGAAAATTGAAGGATTAAAATGGACAAAAGATTCTTCTTGGGGTAATTACTATGTAACGCGTGTGAAAGATGCAAATCCGATTGATCTTGATAAGGCGATGAAATACTCGGATAATATTTACTTCGCACAAGAAGCTTTGAAAATCGGAAAAGACAAGTTTATGAGTGAAGCAAAAAAATTCGGATTCGATGAGAAACTACCAATTGAATATGGATTCCCTGCTTCTAAAATTGCAAATGACGGCATTAAAAATGATATTCAAATGGCAGATACGGGATATGGACAAGGACAAGTATTAATGACTCCTCTTCATTTAGCTTTAACGTATGCGCCAATTGTAAATGATGGAACGATTCCGTCACCGTATATTATTAAAACAGATAAACAACCAAAAGCTTGGAAAGAAAATGTAATTTCTAAAGGAAATCAGGATATATTAAAAACTGCAATGACGAAAGTAATTAATGATCCAGATGGTACAGGGAAAATTGCTAAAATTGATGGCATGACTCTTGCTGGAAAAACAGGTACAGCGGAATTAAAAGTATCAAAAGAGGCCGAAGGAAAAGAACTAGGTTGGTTCGCTGCATTTGATTTAAATTCCCCAGATATGGTCATTACAATGATGATTGAAGATGTAAAAGGTAGAGGCGGAAGTAATATTCCAGCTGAAAAAGTAAAACATGTATTTCAAAAATAATATGTAATAGTAGGCTATCTCTATAAGTTGTAGAGGTAGCCTATTTATATGAAAGAGTTTGTAATATCCGTATACTAAATTTTAAGGAAACAAAGTAAATCATTAACTTACGAAAAAAAAGTAGCTATTTTTTATTGACATTGATTAAAACTTTTTGTATTATACTTACATAAGGTAAGTTATTAACTTTCGAAAAATAAATCTTGAATTAAAGATAAAGAGAAAAAAGGGAGAGAATACAATGACAAAAGTACTATTTATCACAGCAAATCCAAATTCAGCAGAAGGTTCTTTCGGAATGGCAGTAGGGGAAGCTTTCATCGAAGCTTATAAAAACGAACATCCACAAGACGAAGTTGTAACAATTGATTTATTCAACACTACAGTACCAGCAATTGATGCAGATGTATTTGCTGCTTGGGGTAAATTTGCAGCAGGTGAAGGCTTTGAAGCTTTAACTGAAGTTCAACAACAAAAAGTAGCAGCAATGAACACAAACTTAGAAACATTTATGAATGCAGATCGTTATGTATTCGTAACTCCAATGTGGAACTTTAGCTATCCACCAGTAGTAAAAGCATACTTAGATAACGTAGCAATCGCAGGTAAAACATTCAAATATACTGAAAATGGTCCAGTCGGCTTATTAGAAGGTAAAAAAGCGCTTCACATTCAAGCAACAGGTGGCGTATATTCTGAAGGAGCATACGCAGCTGTAGACTTCGGTCGCAATCACTTAAAGACTGTATTAGGATTTGTCGGTGTAAATGATACTGAATATATTGCAGTTGAAGGTATGAATGCAAACCCTGAAAAAGCACAAGAAATTAAAGAAGCAGCAATTGCTAATGCTCGTGAATTAGCAAAACGTTTCTAATATAGAATGCTTAAAAAGTCCGAACACTTGCTGTTTGGACTTTTTTTCTTCTTTTTCCTTCGTTTGTCTAGTATAATGAAGGTCGGAATGATAATAGGTGGGGGTTCTGTATGATTCAAACGTTTTTTAAAATCTTTTATTTAATTTTAATCGTAATTGCGATTACACCGAGAATGTGGCGTCTTAAAAGACAAGTAAATACGATGGCGCCAAAAGAAAAAGACAATGCTGTGTATAAAACGACAAATTGGTTTGGTAAGAAAATGGTACGTGTAGCTGGAGGGGCAGTAGAAGTGAAAGGACTTGAAAATGTTCCGAAAGACAAGCCAGTACTAGTTGTAAGTAATCACCAAAGTAATATGGATATCCCTGTTTTACTAGGTTACTTAAATAAACCAATTGGATTCGTTTCAAAAGCAGAGATTAAAAAGTTCCCAGTTGTACCAACTTGGATGGAACTGATGAATTGTGTATTTATGGATCGTAGCGATCGTCGTCAATCTCTTCAAGCGATTAAAGATGGAATTGAACTATTAAAGAATGGACATTCTATCGTAATTTTCCCTGAAGGAACGAGAAGTAAGGGTGGCGAAGTTGGAGAGTTTAAGGCTGGTAGTTTTCATCTGGCAGTAAAGTCAGGTGTAGCAATTTTACCTGTAACATTAGATGGTACATATAAGATGTTTGAAGCGAATGGAAATCGTATGAAGCCAGCTCATGCAACAGTAACAATTTCTAAGCCGATTACACCTGAAGATTATGCGAATATGGATATTAAAGAATTAACGAAGCATACACAGGAAGTTATTGCCTCACAATTACATAAGTAATAAAAAAGGATTCAGCTTATCGTAAGCTGAATCCTTTTTTATTATGCTGTAGGTAAGACATAAAAGAGTACACAGAAGAACATCATCGCACTACCACCTAAAACGAACAGGTGCCATATGGCATGGTTGAAAGGTAGCTTTTCCCAAAGGAAGAATATAGCTCCAACAGAATATAAAATTCCACCTGCTAAAAGTAGTGAAAAACCATGTCCAGTTAGATTTTCATAAAGTGGTTTAATAGCAACGATTATGAGCCATCCCATAATGATGTAACATAAAGTTGAAGCCTTTATAAAGCGACGTACAAAGAAAATTTTGAAGACGATACCTCCGATTGCTAGTGTCCATATTATAGCAAGCAACGTCCATCCTAATGGGCCACGAAGTGTAATAAGTAGAAAAGGAGTATACGTGCCAGCAATCAATAAGTAAATGGCTGAATGATCTAAAATAGTAAATATTTTTTCTACTTTAGGATGATGAATGCTATGTAGCAATGTTGAAAACAAGTACAGTAAGAACATACTTACACCATAAACAGTAAATGCAACTACGGCTGATGCGGTACCGTGCTTAGAAGCATGAATAATCAATATGATTAAGGCAGGGATGCTTAAAATGGCACCGATACCATGTGTAATTGCATTTGCAATTTCTTCTTTTACAAATTGGGTCATTCGTGTCATTTTTTCAGTCATAATGCAAATCCTTTCTACTATCATAAAATAATATGTCATTTCCCTTACCATATCATACACAAGAGCAATAGAAAATGAAATTTGTATAATTGATTATATTTTTGAATTTTTTTGACAAAAGACAATGGATTTGTTGACGTTTTCAAACTTTTTTGACAAAATAAAATTATGTAATAGTAGGACAAGGAAACTACTAATAAAGGGGATGGGGAAATGTTTTCAAATATTGGCTTTCCAGGGTTAATTTTAATTTTAGTAGCAGTACTCATTTTATTTGGACCTAAAAAATTGCCGGAAATCGGGAAGGCTTTAGGGGAAACGTTAAAAGAGTTTAAAAAATCAACGAAAGAATTGACAGATGACGCATTTCAAGAAAAGGAAAAGAAAGAAAAAATGTAGTGTATTTTCCTTGTAATGGATAAATAAAGTGTGGTGAACGAGATGGAAAATCGGGAAATGAGCGTAGTAGAACATATTGTTGAGCTTCGAAAAAGAGTAATATATACGGTGTTATCCTTTGTACTATTTTTAATTATTGGATTTACTTTTACAAAGGATATTTATTTTTGGCTTGTAAAAGATTTACCAATGAAATTAACTGTTCTCGGTCCAAGTGATGTATTGTGGATTTTTTTCTCGATTGCTACAGTATTTGCTATCGTTTGTACAATTCCTTTTGCTGCTATACAAATTTGGTTATTTGTAAAACCGGGTTTACATCCAAATGAACAAAAGATGACAATAATGTATATACCGGTATTGTCTATATTATTTATTGCAGGTTTATGTTTTGGATATTTCATTGTAATGCCGTTTCTATTTCACTTTTTAACTACGATAGGTAATGAAATGTTTAATACGATGTTTACGACAGAAAAGTATTTTCATTTTGTACTTAATTTAACAGTTCCATTTGCTGTGATTTTTGAATTGCCAGTCGTTGTAATGTTTTTAACTAGTATTGGAATACTTACGGCGGAATTTTTAATAAAAATAAGAAGGTATGCTTACGTAGCATTAATTATCATTGCATCTTGTATATCACCGCCAGACTTTTTATCTCATAGTTTAGTTGCAGTGCCGCTTATTTGTATTTATGAAGTAAGTATTGCGTTATCAAAGGTTGTTAGTAAGAGGAAAAAGAAAAGAGAAGAAATGCAGTCGAAAAGTGCCTCGTTATAAAGGCACTTTTTTATTTATTTGTTATACTATAGCTATAAACGTATACAATATATAGAAGAAAAAAATTATAGAATCTCCAAAATTTAGACAAACTTTGCGCTTTTATAAGCTTATACTAAATGTATTAAACAATTGATGGATAATGAGATTCCCGTCTCAGAGATATTTAGGGCGGGAAGGTGAATTAGGTGGAGATGAATAGAGTATAAATCTTCTAGCCATAAGGACTACAGAAATCATATAAGTCTGATTTTACTCCACTTTAAACAACGTGTTACAGCGCAAAGTAGAGGAAGTTCAAAAATCCAATGAAAAAGAGGATTGATATTGTGATTACGAAAAGTTTTTATTTCACTCATTCAACAGGGGATTGCATTAAAATATTCGAAATCCCTGTCCTACAGGCACAGCATCCATTATCGTTTCTAATTCAGTCTCGTCTTCAATTATTTATTGCAAAAATTCAAAAACAAAAACACCCAAGATTTTCGTATTCTTTCCGTGAATATTTACAAAATTGTTTGAAGTGGAATGATTATTTAAATGTATATAAAACAAATACCCTTGAAAAAAATGCATGATACGAAGTACGGACAGGGTTAGTAAACTCTGTCTTTTTCATTTTAGATATGAAAATATAATTAATTTGATGAAATTTCGTTCCAAATTGTTGAAAGCAATGGGAATACTAGTATAATAACAAGGAGAGCGTATTGGAAAGGGAAGAAGTATAGTATGCAAAAAATTAAAATTGTAACAGATTCAACGGCAGATTTATCACAAGACGTAATCGAAAAGTATGACATTCATGTTTTACCATTATCAATCTCTGTAAATGGACAAACATATTTAGATCGCGTTGATTTACAACCTGACGAATTTATTGAAGAAATGATTAAATCAGAGGAATTACCAAAAACATCACAACCAGCTATGGGTACATTTGTAGAAATGTATGACAAGCTAGGGGAAGATGGAAGCGAAGTCCTTTCTATCCATATGACAAGTGGAATGAGCGGTACTGTAGCAACTGCAAATAGCGCTGCATCAATGACTGATACAAAAGTAACAGTTGTTGATTCTCAATTTATTACACATGCTTTAGCATATCAAGTAATTGAAGCTGCAAAAATGGCAAATGACGGACGCTCACTAGAAGAAATTTTAAAACGTGTAGATGAAGTAAGAAAGAATACTCGTTTATATGTAGTAGTGGATACATTAGAAAACTTAGTGAAGGGTGGACGTATCGGTAAAGGAAAAGCGTTTATCGGTTCTCTACTTAATATAAAGCCAATTGCTAGTCTTGAAGACGGTGTTTATAATCCTGTAACGAAAGTTCGTAGCCAAGGCCAAATTGTAAAAACATTAGCTAAGTTATTTGAGCAAGATACGGCTGGAAAAGTCGTAAAAGCTGTTGCAATTCCGCATGCGAAAGCAATTCCTTTAGCTGAAAGTATGAAAGCGGCGGTTGAAAAAGTAAGTGGATTTGCTCAATCAGAAATTTTCTATACAACGCCTATTATTAGTACTCATACAGGTCCGGGCGCAATCGGATTTATGTATTTAGCAGAGTAATAAAAAAGCTACTTGAAAATATATTTCAAGTAGCTTTTTTATGTAAATAGAAAGTAAGAAATAAGAAGAGCTACACAGGCACTACCGCTAATGATATAGCGAGTCTGTAAATATTCATTCATAGAAAACACCCTTTATCCCGCTATTTGTGGACAGTAAAACTCTCTACCTCAAATTTAGCTGGAGCAAAGAGGTTAGGTAGCGGGCTGCCCGTAAAAGCTTGATTGGTGAAGGCAAATAATCAGTGGGGATGAAGAAAACCCACTAATTAAAGTTTCACTATAGGATTTTCTATATTATATGTTGGATATAGAAAATCAGTCATTACGTTACACATGTAAAGTTTCAATTTTTTCTTTTATTTGCTTATTATTTGTTGCGTTACTATAAATAAAAGTTTGACCTAAAAAGAGTACATGCAGTTGTTCCCACGGTAACATGCGCAAATTCCAATTATTTCGAAGTCTAGTTATTGCTTCACGAGGTGTTTCATCGGCGAGTGCAAAAGCTCCATAATGCATTGGTATAAAATGCGTAGCGTTTAAATCTAAATAAGCTTGCACGGCCTCTTCAGGTGAAACATGAGATACTTTCATAAACCATTCTGGTTCATAAGCGCCAATGGGCATAAGAGCAATATCAATTAAAAAGCGTTCACCAATTTCTTTGAAACCTTGGAAATAGCCACTGTCACCACAAAAATATATGGTTTCCATAGTCGTTTCATTATCAATAATCCATCCACCCCAGTGAGACGTATTCATATCAAATAAGAATCTTCTCGTCCAGTGCTGAGAGGGTACGAAGTGAAAAGAAACTTCGTTAATTATCGTACTTTCCCACCATTTATACTCTTCTACATGTTTAAATTTCTTACGAGTAAATAATTTTTTTAATCCAATAGGTACAAGATATAGAACATCATCATTCAACTGACGAAGAGTTGAAAAATCTAAATGATCATAATGACCATGTGAAATAAGGACAATATCAATTTTAGGTAGTGCTTCTATAGAGAGTCCAGGTTCTGTAAGTCTTGGAACTAGCTTTAATTTATTAGCCCATACTGGATCTGTTAATATATTAAGTCCATTCGTTTGGATAAGAAAAGTGGAATGCCCAATCCATGTGATAGTCGTTTTTTCAACATTACTTTGCAAAAATGCACTTTGTTTAACGGGTGATTGTTCTACTAAGAAAGAAAAATCTTTTTTGTTTTGCTTTCGTTCTTTACGCCAGCGTAAAAAAGAGCGAATTGATTTTTTTGTACTAACATTATCCATATTTTCATAGCGCTTTGCCATGAACATCACCTCATTTAAAATCGTTGTATTTGTATTGTACCGAAATGTTGTTAAGGAATACAGTGTAAAACATGGATTAATGTTTAAGGAATTGTTAAAAAATAGGGAGAGGTATTTACAAAAGTAACAATAAAATTAGTTTTATCACTTTTATTTAGAGAAATAATAGTAAAAAAATATATTTTGTCTAGTAATTCGCTTGAAATAAAAAAGTAACATACGTAAATTCGTACGATTTCGTGAACAAATGTAGTAAACAATTTTCTCGTAGTGTTAACTTTTGTTATTATAAACATAACCTATTTAAATTTAGGATAGAGAAAAGAGGTTTATAAATGAAGCGTTATCAAAAAATAATTGGTCTTATGGTTGTATTTTGTCTCTTTGTACTTGCTGGATGTAGTGAATCAGGTTCAAAGCTTCGTAAACCATTAAATTGGGATTTAGAAACCTTCCAATTTACAAATCAAGATGGAAAGAAATTTGGTACAAAAGATTTAAAAGGGAAAGTTTGGGTTGCAGATTTTATGTTCACAAATTGTCAGACAGTTTGTCCACCAATGACTGCAAATATGGCCAAGCTTCAAAAGATGGCAAAAGAAGAGAAATTAGACGTTCAGTTTGTTTCATTTAGTGTAGATCCAGACCTTGATAAGCCAGAAAATCTGAAAGCTTTTATTCAAAAGTTTACAGAGGATACTAGTAACTGGAATTTATTAACGGGGTATTCGTTAGAAGATATTACAAAGTTTTCAAAAGATAATTTCCAATCACTTGTAGATAAGCCGGAGAACGGTCAGGTCATGCATGGTACATCATTTTATTTAATTGATCAAAACGGAAAAGTAATGAAAAAGTATAGTGGCATTAGTAATACGCCATACGAAGACATTATACGTGATATGAAGCGATTAGTGGGTTAAAAATAAGGGTGCATAGCACCCTTATTTTTTTGCATTAGTCTATCGATAAAATGTCATGTTGCTGGGGAAGTTTCGGCGCCCGAATTTCTAATACGCCGTTTTGATAAGAAGCTTTTGCCGCTTTTTTATTAATTGAATACGGCAATTTAATCAATCTTGATGCTTCTGAAATGGAACGTTCTCGGCGATAATAGTTATGGGATGTTTGTTCTTCTTCCTCTTCAAGTATCTCTTCTTTTACAGAGACTTTTAAGTATTCACTTTGTATTTCAATTTGGATTTGTTCTTTTTGTATACCTGGTAGTTCAGCTGTAACAACGAGTTCTTCACCAACTTCATATAAATCTACAGGGAATGTTAATAAACGG
This DNA window, taken from Bacillus cereus ATCC 14579, encodes the following:
- a CDS encoding dihydrofolate reductase codes for the protein MIVSFMVAMDENRVIGKDNNLPWRLPSELQYVKKTTMGHPLIMGRKNYEAIGRPLPGRRNIIVTRNEGYHVEGCEVVHSVEEVFELCKNEEEIFIFGGAQIYDLFLPYVDKLYITKIHHAFEGDTFFPEIDMTNWKEIFVEKGLTDEKNPYTYYYHVYEKQQ
- the pbpC gene encoding penicillin-binding protein 3, whose protein sequence is MRKIWGILFLCLTFMLVGCGKEEKPQEAFDTYVKAWNKQKFADMYDQLSKNAKKDISKKEFTEKYEKIYSGIEVKDLKVETGEVKEDKKDEGPVPFKVSMDTVGGKITFGHEAKMVKEKDGDKESWKIDWTPDFIFPGMTKDSKVRMQTTQPKRGEIYDRNGKGLATNGKASEIGLIPEKLGDAAPQTKETVAKLLNMSVEEIDQKLAAKWVKPGYLVPIGILPEGATQNTYIDFPGVSSKPVNVRTYPLGEAAAHLPGYIGKVNAEDLKTLQKKGYQADDPVGKAGLEQVLEEKLRGKKGGRVFVEDAQGKEIKNLAKTDAVDGENVTLTIDSAVQEKTYNEMKGEAGSSAAINPKSGETIALVSSPAYDPNIIARGTSKAQREAWNNDPKKPMTNRFTQLSVPGSVFKPITAAIGLETKTIDPKEELKIEGLKWTKDSSWGNYYVTRVKDANPIDLDKAMKYSDNIYFAQEALKIGKDKFMSEAKKFGFDEKLPIEYGFPASKIANDGIKNDIQMADTGYGQGQVLMTPLHLALTYAPIVNDGTIPSPYIIKTDKQPKAWKENVISKGNQDILKTAMTKVINDPDGTGKIAKIDGMTLAGKTGTAELKVSKEAEGKELGWFAAFDLNSPDMVITMMIEDVKGRGGSNIPAEKVKHVFQK
- a CDS encoding FMN-dependent NADH-azoreductase; this translates as MTKVLFITANPNSAEGSFGMAVGEAFIEAYKNEHPQDEVVTIDLFNTTVPAIDADVFAAWGKFAAGEGFEALTEVQQQKVAAMNTNLETFMNADRYVFVTPMWNFSYPPVVKAYLDNVAIAGKTFKYTENGPVGLLEGKKALHIQATGGVYSEGAYAAVDFGRNHLKTVLGFVGVNDTEYIAVEGMNANPEKAQEIKEAAIANARELAKRF
- a CDS encoding lysophospholipid acyltransferase family protein, whose protein sequence is MIQTFFKIFYLILIVIAITPRMWRLKRQVNTMAPKEKDNAVYKTTNWFGKKMVRVAGGAVEVKGLENVPKDKPVLVVSNHQSNMDIPVLLGYLNKPIGFVSKAEIKKFPVVPTWMELMNCVFMDRSDRRQSLQAIKDGIELLKNGHSIVIFPEGTRSKGGEVGEFKAGSFHLAVKSGVAILPVTLDGTYKMFEANGNRMKPAHATVTISKPITPEDYANMDIKELTKHTQEVIASQLHK
- the trhA gene encoding PAQR family membrane homeostasis protein TrhA — its product is MTEKMTRMTQFVKEEIANAITHGIGAILSIPALIILIIHASKHGTASAVVAFTVYGVSMFLLYLFSTLLHSIHHPKVEKIFTILDHSAIYLLIAGTYTPFLLITLRGPLGWTLLAIIWTLAIGGIVFKIFFVRRFIKASTLCYIIMGWLIIVAIKPLYENLTGHGFSLLLAGGILYSVGAIFFLWEKLPFNHAIWHLFVLGGSAMMFFCVLFYVLPTA
- a CDS encoding twin-arginine translocase TatA/TatE family subunit, coding for MFSNIGFPGLILILVAVLILFGPKKLPEIGKALGETLKEFKKSTKELTDDAFQEKEKKEKM
- the tatC gene encoding twin-arginine translocase subunit TatC; translation: MENREMSVVEHIVELRKRVIYTVLSFVLFLIIGFTFTKDIYFWLVKDLPMKLTVLGPSDVLWIFFSIATVFAIVCTIPFAAIQIWLFVKPGLHPNEQKMTIMYIPVLSILFIAGLCFGYFIVMPFLFHFLTTIGNEMFNTMFTTEKYFHFVLNLTVPFAVIFELPVVVMFLTSIGILTAEFLIKIRRYAYVALIIIASCISPPDFLSHSLVAVPLICIYEVSIALSKVVSKRKKKREEMQSKSASL
- a CDS encoding DUF2535 family protein; amino-acid sequence: MITKSFYFTHSTGDCIKIFEIPVLQAQHPLSFLIQSRLQLFIAKIQKQKHPRFSYSFREYLQNCLKWNDYLNVYKTNTLEKNA
- a CDS encoding DegV family protein, which encodes MQKIKIVTDSTADLSQDVIEKYDIHVLPLSISVNGQTYLDRVDLQPDEFIEEMIKSEELPKTSQPAMGTFVEMYDKLGEDGSEVLSIHMTSGMSGTVATANSAASMTDTKVTVVDSQFITHALAYQVIEAAKMANDGRSLEEILKRVDEVRKNTRLYVVVDTLENLVKGGRIGKGKAFIGSLLNIKPIASLEDGVYNPVTKVRSQGQIVKTLAKLFEQDTAGKVVKAVAIPHAKAIPLAESMKAAVEKVSGFAQSEIFYTTPIISTHTGPGAIGFMYLAE
- a CDS encoding MBL fold metallo-hydrolase produces the protein MAKRYENMDNVSTKKSIRSFLRWRKERKQNKKDFSFLVEQSPVKQSAFLQSNVEKTTITWIGHSTFLIQTNGLNILTDPVWANKLKLVPRLTEPGLSIEALPKIDIVLISHGHYDHLDFSTLRQLNDDVLYLVPIGLKKLFTRKKFKHVEEYKWWESTIINEVSFHFVPSQHWTRRFLFDMNTSHWGGWIIDNETTMETIYFCGDSGYFQGFKEIGERFLIDIALMPIGAYEPEWFMKVSHVSPEEAVQAYLDLNATHFIPMHYGAFALADETPREAITRLRNNWNLRMLPWEQLHVLFLGQTFIYSNATNNKQIKEKIETLHV
- a CDS encoding SCO family protein, producing the protein MKRYQKIIGLMVVFCLFVLAGCSESGSKLRKPLNWDLETFQFTNQDGKKFGTKDLKGKVWVADFMFTNCQTVCPPMTANMAKLQKMAKEEKLDVQFVSFSVDPDLDKPENLKAFIQKFTEDTSNWNLLTGYSLEDITKFSKDNFQSLVDKPENGQVMHGTSFYLIDQNGKVMKKYSGISNTPYEDIIRDMKRLVG
- a CDS encoding Hsp20/alpha crystallin family protein, translating into MSEEKKDSSRPPVRNYLKQIDDFFEQTPLRNVIADLNHFFQKGNRLLTFPVDLYEVGEELVVTAELPGIQKEQIQIEIQSEYLKVSVKEEILEEEEEQTSHNYYRRERSISEASRLIKLPYSINKKAAKASYQNGVLEIRAPKLPQQHDILSID